Below is a genomic region from Pseudomonadota bacterium.
GCGCGCGCTTCGCCGTGCCCAGATCCCGGTGGCCTACACCGAAGGCTTCCATCCGCGCATCCGCATCAGCTTCGGGCCGGCGCTTGCACTCGGTCACGCCAGCGTGTGCGAGCTCATGGACATCGACATGGCCGATGACATCGATGCCGACGACGCCGCGCGTCGCCTCGGCGCCGCGCTCCCGGTCGGCATGGAGATCCGTGCGGCGCATCTTCTCGAGCGTGGCGCCCGCTCGCTGCAGGCCTCTGTGGAGCGCGGTCGTTATCACGTGGCGGTCGAAGCGCCGCCCGATGTTTCGCGCGACGCGCTTGCTGCCGCGGTTGCCGGCTTTCTCGAGCTGACGGAGATCACGCTCCAGAAGAAGACCCGCACCGTGAACCTGCGCGCCTTCGTCCACGATCTGCGCGTGGCGGAGGGCGAGTCGCTTGCGCTCGAGATGCTGCTTCAGATGGGCCAGGAGGGCAGCGTACGGCCGGAAGACGTGGTCTTTGCGCTCTTCGGAGGTGCGGCCGGGGTGGCGCACGCGGAGCGTGTCGCGCTTCAGGCCAGGATCGACGGGACACTGGTGGAGCTGTGACGTTCGACCTCCTGGCTCGCTGGGGCGCGCTGATCGTGGCCCTCGTCGCGGTGGCGGTGCTGGTGGGCGTGCGACGAAGGTCTGGCCGGCTTCTCGCCGAGGCAGAGGCGCGGCTGCGCGACGCCGATGCGCGGGCACGTCACAACGAAGCGCTCGAGGCCCAGGTGCGCGTGCTCACCCGCGATGTGGGGCAGGCGCAGTCACGGGTCG
It encodes:
- a CDS encoding DUF2344 domain-containing protein: MSEADGAQHDSPVTKPAPPARDPSAGAVRVAPPEPYRCRVRMKFTKQGAVRFLSHLDLLKCVERALRRAQIPVAYTEGFHPRIRISFGPALALGHASVCELMDIDMADDIDADDAARRLGAALPVGMEIRAAHLLERGARSLQASVERGRYHVAVEAPPDVSRDALAAAVAGFLELTEITLQKKTRTVNLRAFVHDLRVAEGESLALEMLLQMGQEGSVRPEDVVFALFGGAAGVAHAERVALQARIDGTLVEL